The following are encoded together in the Daucus carota subsp. sativus chromosome 5, DH1 v3.0, whole genome shotgun sequence genome:
- the LOC135152739 gene encoding protein FAR1-RELATED SEQUENCE 5-like, whose amino-acid sequence MDKMFARFEGRKSLKKNDYVDVHDDDGKCGNDRDNIDYVNVDSDGEEFFCSEQLDEDEIMHENRGSMHESSDNLHDSSDNIVDEDEPISIPCLNQKFANLQRAENLFRAYALNHGFAIKIQNTQRRVKDKSIYGRMYVCNLAGENRGKNPVEEEEILIGSVGSVKGKRRRDVLPRSGCKVRMYVVNKKKSTHWEITSLELEHNHEVVTPSKMSLIRRERHVTAAQRNLIKTLHASGVPPRQQMNIFGQMHGGAEQVGFNSQHLRNVVRDFRKDNMGVNDAQAGLDLLYRLKEESGGKFFIKTLLDDQQRLKCLVWVDPRSMMAYRNFGDVVAFDTTYRTNRYAMPFVPFTGVNHHYQSIVFGFALVRDELKTTFEWVLSTWLEAMEGKEPLAIITDQDQAMAAAIESQLPNTSHLLCSWHISNKFPEKLANYYSKEGFKFDFNNCIYHSLTEDVFEDRWKALILKYNLEGNTWLQGLYALKHKWVESYTRNTFSAGQKTTSRSEGMNAYFDAYVGSCTGLKDFVEGAQKALERQFMREKDEDYNTYHRSRCMQMKTALEHHAASIYTKEMFRRFQEQLVEANKYFVEKDRDRSLEDVEDTFYKCYRPLTGASQRTMYLVSFNKVSLRGSCICRMYDHVGMPCRHIIAVLTKRCVAELPEHFVKRRWTKDANRVDGVLPYQTSEVESPSHELTPTERFNHMTLLTMAFSHSCSASKERYEYAVGVINRETEIIEKMPVDGVEREGGKMTDASDNDSVSHVSNSFSDSDEMVDSPTFSELEEAWRHLDELAEMYEPPPLVEEEDNALYPADEEAYRSRCWTEACQWCASDNMFERVAYNLTPYFLPILNLGQEYPGGPNKVSPWDGGWIVECDRIADIHKLRPRAGCMRDQMRIEYVKGWVSHLDGDDTGKWITGKAPFATFRLYDGSSSIRVTIWNDHNTHANVTDGVLREGCVVVLYWVACFVRADAPPGTSTHRLSGGFSNILAIFS is encoded by the exons ATGGATAAGATGTTTGCAAGATTTGAAGGtagaaaaagtttaaaaaaaaatgattatgtTGATGTACATGATGATGATGGTAAATGTGGTAATGATAGAGATAATATTGATTATGTTAATGTTGATAGTGATGGTGAGGAGTTTTTTTGTAGTGAGCAATTAGATGAAGATGAAATTATGCATGAGAATAGAGGTAGTATGCATGAAAGTAGTGATAATTTGCATGATAGTAGTGATAATATTGTGGATGAAGATGAGCCTATTAGTATCCCTTGCTTGAATCAAAAATTTGCTAATTTACAAAGGGCGGAAAATTTATTTAGGGCGTATGCTTTAAACCATGGTTTTGCAATTAAGATACAAAACACGCAGAGGCGAGTCAAGGATAAATCCATATATGGTCGAATGTACGTCTGTAATTTAGCGGGGGAAAATCGCGGGAAAAACCCCGTTGAGGAAGAAGAAATATTGATTGGTAGTGTTGGAAGTGTTAAGGGCAAACGGCGTAGAGATGTGCTGCCTAGAAGTGGTTGCAAAGTTAGAATGTACGTGGTTAATAAGAAAAAATCAACTCATTGGGAGATAACCTCTTTGGAATTAGAACACAATCACGAAGTCGTTACTCCTTCCAAGATGAGTTTGATAAGACGGGAGAGACATGTGACCGCGGCTCAAAGAAATTTAATCAAGACCTTACATGCTTCGGGTGTCCCACCAAGACAACAAATGAATATTTTTGGTCAAATGCATGGGGGAGCGGAACAAGTAGGTTTTAATAGCCAACATTTAAGAAATGTCGTGCGCGATTTTAGAAAGGACAACATGGGAGTAAACGATGCTCAAGCCGGTTTGGATTTGTTGTATCGTTTGAAAGAAGAGAGTGGCGGTAAGTTTTTTATCAAGACTCTCCTTGATGACCAACAAAGATTGAAGTGTCTTGTATGGGTCGATCCCCGCTCTATGATGGCCTATCGAAATTTTGGTGATGTGGTTGCGTTTGACACAACATATCGAACTAATAGATATGCTATGCCGTTTGTGCCTTTCACCGGAGTCAATCATCACTATCAATCAATAGTTTTTGGTTTTGCACTCGTGCGGGATGAATTGAAGACAACTTTTGAGTGGGTTTTGAGTACTTGGCTAGAGGCGATGGAAGGCAAAGAACCCCTAGCTATCATAACCGATCAAGATCAAGCCATGGCCGCGGCTATTGAATCACAACTACCGAATACCTCACATTTGTTATGCTCATGGCACATTAGCAACAAATTCCCCGAGAAACTTGCAAATTATTACTCAAAGGAagggtttaaatttgatttcaacaattgcatCTATCACTCTTTGACTGAAGATGTGTTTGAGGATCGGTGGAAGGCTTTGATTTTGAAATACAATTTGGAAGGCAATACATGGCTTCAAGGGTTATATGCTTTGAAGCATAAGTGGGTGGAGTCTTACACAAGAAACACTTTTTCTGCGGGTCAGAAAACCACATCAAGAAGTGAAGGAATGAATGCCTATTTTGATGCCTATGTTGGTTCTTGCACCGGTTTGAAGGATTTTGTTGAGGGTGCACAAAAAGCTTTGGAGAGGCAATTTATGCGTGAGAAAGATGAGGATTACAATACGTATCATAGAAGTCGTTGCATGCAAATGAAAACCGCCTTGGAGCACCACGCGGCTTCCATTTATACCAAAGAAATGTTTCGAAGATTTCAAGAACAATTGGTTGAAGCAAATAAGTACTTCGTGGAGAAAGATAGAGATCGGTCTTTGGAAGATGTTGAAGACACATTCTACAAATGTTATAGACCGTTGACGGGTGCATCTCAGAGAACAATGTATCTTGTATCATTCAACAAGGTGTCATTACGGGGTTCATGCATTTGTAGAATGTATGACCATGTTGGCATGCCATGCCGTCACATTATTGCCGTGTTGACGAAGAGGTGTGTAGCGGAACTACCGGAACATTTTGTGAAACGGCGTTGGACAAAGGATGCCAATAGAGTTGATGGCGTGTTGCCATATCAAACATCCGAAGTAGAATCACCATCTCATGAGTTGACTCCCACGGAAAGATTTAACCACATGACCTTACTTACCATGGCTTTTAGTCATAGTTGCTCCGCGTCGAAAGAGCGGTATGAATATGCCGTTGGGGTTATTAATCGAGAGACGGAGATTATTGAGAAAATGCCCGTCGACGGGGTAGAACGTGAAGGAG GTAAAATGACCGACGCTTCGGATAATGACTCAGTGTCACACGTAAGCAATTCATTCTCGGACTCGGATGAAATGGTAGATTCACCTACCTTTAGTGAGTTGGAGGAAGCATGGCGTCATCTTGACGAATTAGCAGAAATGTACGAACCACCTCCCCTAGTGGAAGAAGAAGACAATGCGTTGTACCCAGCTGACGAAGAGGCCTACCGGTCAAGATGTTGGACTGAAGCATGTCAGTGGTGTGCAAGCGATAACATGTTCGAAAGGGTGGCGTACAACTTGACCCCATATTTTCTCCCAATTTTGAACTTGGGTCAGGAGTACCCCGGTGGCCCAAACAAAGTCTCCCCGTGGGATGGTGGTTGGATTGTTGAGTGTGATAGGATAGCCGACATTCACAAATTGAGGCCTCGCGCGGGTTGCATGCGTGACCAAATGCGTATTGAATATGTGAAGGGttgggtgtcccatctagatggtGATGATACGGGGAAATGGATTACCGGCAAAGCACCATTTGCAACATTTCGTCTCTATGATGGGTCTAGTAGCATTCGTGTCACAATATGGAATGACCACAATACTCATGCCAATGTGACTGATGGTGTGCTCCGTGAAGGTTGTGTTGTCGTGCTGTATTGGGTGGCATGCTTCGTTAGAGCTGATGCACCGCCCGGAACTTCCACGCACCGATTATCGGGTGGCTTCTCCAACATTTTAGCGATTTTTAGTTAG
- the LOC108223845 gene encoding BES1/BZR1 homolog protein 2 — MTAGGATGRLPTWKERENNKRRERRRRAISAKIYAGLRAQGNFKLPKHCDNNEVLKALCNEAGWIVQEDGTTYRKGCKPPPGEILTGTPTNMSACSSMQPSPMSSAFPSPAPSYHASPTSSSFPSPTRETNPSSYILPFLCNLAAIPSSLPPLRISNSAPVTPPLSSPTARGSKRPEWELPTNNSMLFRHPLFAASAPASPTRRHHHHHFTPATIPECDESDASTVDSGRWVSFQPSPSQAVPTSPTFNLVKPVAHQIGAVDTHGGLGWGAAAKRARGPEFEFESCTVRAWEGERIHEVGVDDLELTLGSGKAH; from the exons ATGACGGCCGGCGGAGCAACAGGGAGACTGCCCACATGGAAAGAGAGAGAAAACAACAAAAGAAGagagagaagaagaagagctATCTCTGCTAAGATATATGCTGGTCTTAGAGCTCAAGGCAACTTCAAGCTGCCTAAACATTGTGATAACAATGAAGTCTTGAAAGCTCTTTGTAATGAGGCCGGCTGGATTGTTCAAGAAGATGGCACTACTTATCGCAag GGATGCAAGCCACCCCCTGGGGAGATTCTTACGGGTACTCCCACAAATATGAGCGCATGTTCGTCGATGCAACCAAGCCCAATGTCCTCTGCGTTCCCTAGTCCAGCACCTTCTTACCATGCCAGCCCTACATCCTCATCTTTCCCTAGCCCCACTCGTGAGACAAATCCTTCATCCTACATTCTTCCTTTTCTTTGCAACTTAGCTGCCATTCCTTCTTCTCTCCCTCCTCTTCGAATATCCAACAGTGCCCCTGTAACACCGCCCCTTTCTTCCCCAACTGCAAGAGGTTCAAAGAGACCCGAATGGGAATTGCCTACCAATAACTCAATGTTGTTCCGCCACCCGCTTTTTGCTGCCTCTGCGCCTGCTAGCCCTACCCGTCGTCATCACCATCACCATTTCACACCAGCTACAATTCCAGAGTGTGACGAGTCTGATGCCTCCACTGTAGATTCTGGAAGGTGGGTTAGTTTCCAGCCATCGCCGTCCCAGGCTGTGCCAACATCACCTACATTTAATCTTGTGAAACCCGTTGCTCACCAGATTGGTGCAGTTGATACTCATGGAGGATTGGGCTGGGGAGCAGCAGCAAAGAGGGCGCGCGGCCCAGAATTTGAGTTTGAAAGTTGCACAGTAAGGGCCTGGGAGGGAGAGCGGATACACGAGGTCGGGGTGGATGATTTGGAGCTCACTCTTGGTAGCGGAAAGGCTCATTAA